The region GCAATATAACGCATTGTACactttgtttttacttgtataAAAGGAAATGCAAATAGACaggatttttaatttaatcGTGTGACAAAATCAATCTTTTATATATCAATATTTGccaaatatttcatttatgcTTCTTATTATGATATGTAGAgtaataattttcaaatttaagaaTGAGTCTCGCAGCTCTTGAGCTCATGAAAGAGAAAAGAGAAGATAAAAATGGAGAGGAATTTAGTggcaatttttttcaattttaatataaataacaataaattaccttaattaaataatacttaAATGATATTAATAACTTATTTTTATTGGTCATGAAAACTGTTTAGCGATCCAATTAATGAGATTAAATTGATATTATTAGCAAACAATTATATTAGTTTCTATTTCTGAGAATATTTGCATTAATTACACATTGATGAATGCGTTTTTAAATATGCATTTAGGAAATGTGTCTTTTCCATATTTATAAACACAAGAAAATATCCCCATCTTATTTTCTTCCCATATTACAAAAGAAAAAGCCAACTAACACTAACACCAACACCAAAATAACCCCACCCCAATCGAATTACATAACAAAATCACTGCTGCAGAATACATAGAAAATAATATTACTCCcaaaacttttattttactatGAAGTATGAACCAAGTAGCCGAATCTGTAACTCACAACTCGTATAACTCTACGCGCTCGCCTTCCTCTTATTGCTCCCCCGGTCGTCCTTTAGTTAAATCCGTGATCATAATAACCCCTAGAGCCCCAGCCTCGAGTTTAGCCAATTGCATACCTCGTCCATCTCTTTAGGCACGGTGTAGTGCCCGATCCTAAAGAATAACATGCCAAAGCAGGTAGTTTAGTCGAAAGCCTATATATATGAGGTTCCGGATTGAAATGCAATTTCTTAGATGATACCCTTCATAGGTTTTGAACGATAGATTTCGGAAACCAGCAAGGTTCAAGGCATGGTAGGATTTCTCTCCATGTTTGTGAGGAACCACTTCATCGCCTGTTAAGAGTATAAACTCAGCACTGTGTGTATCTATGAATAGTTTGGATGAATTATGGAAAGGTACGAGGCGTACAGAGTCCGTGAGAGAGCAAAATTGGCAGTGATGCAGCGCGTCTTGCAGCATCGTGCGATCCTTCAATCTTGTTTCTCAGACTCCTGCAGTAATTAATGTAAAAGGGTCAGGATTTGATATATGCACCCAATTTCTTAATTATGttagattttttattatttagggacaaaatgaacaagaaaataCCTTGCACCAGGAAGCCAGCCACTTAGGCCAACAATGGCCCTTAAATTAACAGTATACGGGTAGCCGTTTCCATATTTACCATGCGCAAAGCAAGTCGCTGAATAGAGGGCAGTTGAAGCTCCCATGCTGAAGCCTCCTATACCAAGTTTAACTGAAACAGAACGATTAAAGTAAGCATATTTCAACCATTCGATTCGTACGAAAAGAGCTTTTTGGAAGATTGGATATAATAATGCTATATAGCACACAAAAATGAAGCTATACTACTGACGTTAAGAAATGCAATTAAGGTTGGACAGGAACCTTAACTTTAAGCAAAAAAGGGAACTTTATTCTTCAAGTATGTCTAACTAACCATGTGGAAATGACAATTCATACATAATGATGAAATGAGTTATTTTAGTTGTAAAGAATCTTACTGTCGGTAGGCTCTGTGGACAGTAAATTAGCGATGTGTGCTGCTGAGGAATCTAAACCTTCGAAATCATCCGGACAATCTTCAGAAAGCTCGCCAACATCAAACCCTGCATAAAAAGTCGCAGAATGAATACGGAGTTGGTTTAAAAATAGTTATACATGTTGCGATGAATTAAAAAATGCCGTCATGGACAAAAAACTTACAAGCAGTGCAAGGAAATCCACCAAGTATAGCCACAGGGCGCGTTGGAGCAGTGGGGCATATCCATTTTATCTGCACGACAAAATTCAATGAGACGTTAAAAGACATTAGATTGACAACTTCTTCTTTCCCTAAAGGAGATGCTGCTTAGCTACAGCAACTATAGTACAGATA is a window of Salvia splendens isolate huo1 chromosome 3, SspV2, whole genome shotgun sequence DNA encoding:
- the LOC121795067 gene encoding acyl-protein thioesterase 1 homolog 1-like isoform X1, producing MLSLFADEKIACFLSFSWMPSLALSLSLWSRTARRNVEFGRTYVVKPKGKHQATIVWLHGLGDNGSSWSQLLESLPLPNIKWICPTAPTRPVAILGGFPCTAWFDVGELSEDCPDDFEGLDSSAAHIANLLSTEPTDIKLGIGGFSMGASTALYSATCFAHGKYGNGYPYTVNLRAIVGLSGWLPGARSLRNKIEGSHDAARRAASLPILLSHGLCDEVVPHKHGEKSYHALNLAGFRNLSFKTYEGIGHYTVPKEMDEVCNWLNSRLGL
- the LOC121795067 gene encoding acyl-protein thioesterase 1 homolog 1-like isoform X3, producing MLIAVELGRGSRTARRNVEFGRTYVVKPKGKHQATIVWLHGLGDNGSSWSQLLESLPLPNIKWICPTAPTRPVAILGGFPCTAWFDVGELSEDCPDDFEGLDSSAAHIANLLSTEPTDIKLGIGGFSMGASTALYSATCFAHGKYGNGYPYTVNLRAIVGLSGWLPGARSLRNKIEGSHDAARRAASLPILLSHGLCDEVVPHKHGEKSYHALNLAGFRNLSFKTYEGIGHYTVPKEMDEVCNWLNSRLGL
- the LOC121795067 gene encoding acyl-protein thioesterase 1 homolog 1-like isoform X2 gives rise to the protein MSYSNSSMGSGSRTARRNVEFGRTYVVKPKGKHQATIVWLHGLGDNGSSWSQLLESLPLPNIKWICPTAPTRPVAILGGFPCTAWFDVGELSEDCPDDFEGLDSSAAHIANLLSTEPTDIKLGIGGFSMGASTALYSATCFAHGKYGNGYPYTVNLRAIVGLSGWLPGARSLRNKIEGSHDAARRAASLPILLSHGLCDEVVPHKHGEKSYHALNLAGFRNLSFKTYEGIGHYTVPKEMDEVCNWLNSRLGL